From one Rubrobacter xylanophilus genomic stretch:
- a CDS encoding carbohydrate ABC transporter permease translates to MTAAKTREPGGSWLESLAGSPWPWLLPLAAILLATFVFPIFEIVRLSLTDASLVGGGYEYTLGSYGSLLTSPYFTDMLTATAVFVFFSVLFQMLLGFLIALAVDQGARRGMRASIVTRTAVLSAWAIPGVIIGIIWSILYQQSEAGVLNYLLGLVGLGPVPFLSDPEFALASVTLANIWRGTAFSMILIYAGLQTLPDDVLEAARVDGASAFQSLTRVVLPLLAPILFINLVIVSIETFNTFDMVLALTGGGPGRATEVIALSIYNQIFQQFDLGPGAATAVLLLAVNAVMTAVYIRLLQREEEVA, encoded by the coding sequence ATGACGGCAGCGAAGACCCGGGAGCCGGGGGGTTCCTGGCTGGAGTCGCTCGCGGGCTCGCCGTGGCCGTGGCTCCTGCCGCTCGCGGCCATCCTGCTGGCGACCTTCGTCTTCCCGATCTTCGAGATAGTGCGCCTGAGCCTCACCGACGCGAGCCTGGTGGGCGGCGGCTACGAGTACACTTTGGGCTCCTACGGGTCGCTGCTCACCTCGCCCTACTTCACGGACATGCTGACGGCGACTGCCGTCTTCGTCTTCTTCAGCGTCCTCTTCCAGATGCTCTTGGGCTTCCTCATAGCGCTCGCGGTGGACCAGGGGGCGCGGCGCGGGATGCGGGCCTCCATCGTCACCCGCACGGCGGTGCTCTCCGCCTGGGCCATCCCCGGGGTGATCATCGGGATCATCTGGAGCATCCTCTACCAGCAGTCCGAGGCGGGAGTCCTGAACTACCTGCTCGGCCTCGTGGGGTTGGGCCCCGTCCCATTCCTCTCAGATCCCGAGTTCGCGCTGGCCTCGGTCACCCTGGCCAACATCTGGCGCGGGACGGCCTTCAGCATGATCCTGATCTACGCCGGGCTGCAGACGCTGCCCGACGACGTGCTGGAGGCCGCCAGGGTCGACGGGGCCAGCGCCTTCCAGAGCCTGACGCGCGTCGTGCTGCCGCTCCTCGCCCCCATACTGTTCATAAATTTGGTGATCGTCTCCATAGAGACCTTCAACACCTTCGACATGGTGCTCGCGCTCACCGGCGGCGGCCCGGGGAGAGCCACCGAGGTCATAGCCCTCTCGATCTACAACCAGATCTTCCAGCAGTTCGACCTGGGCCCGGGGGCGGCGACCGCGGTGCTGCTGCTGGCGGTGAACGCGGTGATGACGGCCGTCTACATAAGGCTTCTGCAGCGCGAGGAGGAGGTGGCCTGA
- a CDS encoding ABC transporter permease, protein MGYLLRTKAVAAKEFWVLVRQPQLLVMLLLGPVVIMVLFALSFRVENYLPRAVVVVEEGSEGEEIFLRFRRQFVERTRFQGVLRDVQEADRMLREGRTDAVIILPPDPSRAVAEGRQAVLEVHYQSINPIAGTTVPNRSNGLVLDLNRAIVREGIATEVQNIGGTVEEIEAINRQLERVSQAAEALTSEEAREITSSLEEALVELEEALEGLEGREAEEALARARRARELLDELIAAQQAGARSIEERLGITELQRALDRLSEQVARVPSGVPPRVLANPFRLELENLAPFEPTAVEFYAPATLALLIQHIALSLASLAIVRERVSGAYEFFEVSPLRPGGLLAGKFVTYLALVVAVNLAVAGVLAAALGIPVRGGFGRLAAAMAVLAAASVSAGFLLSVLSRSQLQAIQVSMLVFIASGFFSGFLFPLRELEQPALAVSYFLPATYGIRALQEVMILGRWPALGDLLGLAAIFCVSAAGARLLLARRGGAS, encoded by the coding sequence GTGGGGTATCTGCTGAGGACGAAGGCCGTCGCGGCCAAAGAGTTCTGGGTGCTCGTCCGGCAGCCGCAGCTGCTGGTGATGCTCCTGCTGGGGCCGGTGGTGATCATGGTGCTCTTCGCCCTGAGCTTCCGGGTGGAGAACTACCTGCCGCGGGCGGTCGTGGTGGTCGAGGAGGGAAGCGAGGGGGAGGAGATCTTCCTGCGCTTCCGGCGGCAGTTCGTGGAGCGGACCCGCTTTCAGGGGGTGCTCCGCGACGTGCAGGAGGCCGACCGCATGCTGCGCGAGGGGAGGACCGACGCGGTGATCATCCTGCCCCCCGATCCCTCTCGGGCGGTCGCCGAGGGCCGACAGGCGGTGCTCGAGGTCCACTACCAGAGCATCAACCCGATCGCGGGCACCACAGTCCCCAACCGCTCCAACGGGCTGGTGCTGGACCTCAACCGGGCCATCGTCCGCGAGGGGATCGCCACCGAGGTGCAGAACATCGGCGGGACGGTGGAGGAGATAGAGGCCATAAACCGGCAGCTGGAGAGGGTGAGCCAGGCGGCGGAGGCGCTGACGAGCGAGGAGGCCCGCGAGATAACCTCCTCGCTCGAGGAGGCGCTGGTGGAGCTGGAGGAGGCCCTGGAGGGGCTGGAGGGACGGGAGGCGGAGGAGGCCCTGGCGCGGGCGAGAAGAGCCCGGGAGCTTCTGGACGAGCTCATAGCGGCGCAGCAGGCCGGCGCCCGGAGCATAGAGGAGCGTCTCGGGATCACCGAGCTGCAGCGGGCGCTCGACCGGCTCTCGGAGCAGGTGGCCAGGGTGCCTTCCGGGGTGCCGCCCCGGGTGCTGGCCAACCCGTTCCGGCTCGAGCTGGAGAACCTCGCGCCCTTCGAGCCGACGGCGGTGGAGTTCTACGCCCCGGCGACCCTGGCGCTCCTCATCCAGCACATCGCGTTGAGCCTGGCCTCTCTGGCGATCGTCCGCGAGCGGGTCTCGGGCGCCTACGAGTTCTTCGAGGTCTCTCCGCTGCGGCCGGGCGGGTTGCTCGCGGGCAAATTCGTGACGTATCTGGCGCTGGTGGTGGCGGTGAACCTGGCGGTGGCCGGGGTGCTGGCGGCGGCGCTGGGGATACCCGTGCGCGGAGGCTTCGGACGGCTGGCGGCGGCGATGGCGGTGCTGGCGGCGGCCTCCGTCTCGGCGGGTTTTCTGCTCTCGGTGCTCTCCCGCAGCCAGCTACAGGCGATACAGGTCTCGATGCTCGTGTTCATCGCGAGCGGCTTCTTCTCCGGCTTCCTCTTTCCCCTGAGGGAGCTGGAGCAGCCGGCGCTCGCGGTCTCCTACTTCCTGCCGGCCACCTACGGCATAAGGGCTCTGCAGGAGGTGATGATCCTGGGGCGGTGGCCGGCGTTGGGGGACCTTCTCGGGCTCGCCGCGATCTTCTGCGTCTCGGCGGCCGGCGCCCGCCTGCTTCTGGCCCGCAGGGGAGGGGCATCTTGA
- a CDS encoding ABC transporter ATP-binding protein, with product MIQAEGVARSFGGEEVLKGVDLAVGEGEIFGLIGPSGAGKSTLVRLLTGYLRPSRGSVRVFGRDPASFGAADRRRIGFMPQGFVLYEGLSVRQNVNFAAGLYGMWLGKRRRRVREVLEFTELWKDRRKAASKLSGGMQRRLQLAAALVHEPQLLFVDEPTANLDPILRRKFWDGFGVLRDMGRTIFVTTQYVGEAELCDRVGLLSGGVLAAVGTPEELRRRAFGGETIELTLGGEPGRLGRQLGALEGVGHVVEVREENPADGAATSVVRLVVEDADVVLPRAFEALRGAEVRSADVIHPSFDEVFLRLVRG from the coding sequence GTGATCCAGGCCGAGGGAGTGGCCCGGAGCTTCGGCGGCGAGGAGGTTCTCAAGGGCGTGGACCTCGCGGTGGGGGAGGGTGAGATCTTCGGCCTCATCGGTCCCTCCGGGGCGGGGAAGAGCACTCTGGTCCGCCTGCTCACCGGCTATCTCAGGCCCTCGCGGGGGAGCGTACGGGTCTTCGGCCGGGACCCGGCCTCCTTCGGCGCCGCCGACCGCCGCAGGATCGGCTTCATGCCGCAGGGGTTCGTCCTGTACGAGGGACTCTCGGTGCGCCAGAACGTGAACTTCGCCGCCGGGCTCTACGGGATGTGGCTGGGAAAAAGGCGGCGGCGGGTGCGGGAGGTGCTGGAGTTCACCGAGCTGTGGAAGGACCGGCGCAAGGCCGCCTCGAAGCTCTCCGGGGGGATGCAGCGGCGGCTGCAGCTCGCCGCCGCCCTGGTGCACGAGCCGCAGCTGTTGTTCGTGGACGAGCCGACGGCCAACCTGGACCCCATCCTTCGCCGCAAGTTCTGGGACGGGTTCGGGGTGCTGCGGGACATGGGACGCACGATCTTCGTCACCACCCAGTATGTGGGCGAGGCGGAGCTGTGCGACCGGGTGGGCCTGCTCTCGGGCGGGGTTCTGGCCGCGGTCGGCACCCCGGAGGAGCTGCGCCGGCGGGCGTTCGGCGGCGAGACGATAGAGCTGACGCTCGGGGGGGAACCCGGCAGGCTCGGCCGGCAGCTGGGAGCTCTCGAGGGGGTGGGACACGTAGTGGAGGTGCGGGAGGAGAACCCGGCTGACGGGGCCGCGACCAGCGTCGTACGGCTGGTGGTGGAGGACGCGGACGTCGTTCTGCCCCGGGCCTTCGAGGCGCTGCGCGGTGCCGAGGTGCGCTCGGCCGATGTGATCCACCCGTCCTTCGACGAGGTCTTCCTGCGGCTGGTGCGCGGCTAG
- a CDS encoding ABC transporter substrate-binding protein — MPGQRISRGRFLATGGAALAGVALLGGCGGGGEGGGEVLFSWGPDDTGVLPRLIERFNRENGSGARVRYREMPSDTGQYFDQLRTQFQAGGGDIDVIGGDVIWPAQFAANGWIADLSDRFGDPEEFLDGPMQAMTYEGKIYGVPWYTDAGLLYYRRDLLEGSGFSEPPKTWEELKEMALKAKRDSGVSAGFVFQGAEYEGGVCDGLEYIWTHGGEVLDPQDPTRVVIDSPEAAAGLATERSMIEDGVAPRAVTTYKEDEAHGAFLRGDAVFMRNWPYVYALVGNPEESRIEPGQVGISELPAARGQRSYSCLGGWNFFINAASDRQDAAWEFIRWMTRPEQLKVNALEGSRLPTRSGLYEDREVLRKVPVARLGKEAIIRNSRPRPVTPYYSDMSLRMAEQFSASLKGEIPPEEAVGALQRELEQLIERGEAATG, encoded by the coding sequence ATGCCCGGACAGAGGATCAGCCGGGGGAGGTTTCTGGCGACCGGCGGCGCGGCCCTCGCGGGGGTCGCGCTGCTCGGAGGCTGCGGAGGGGGCGGAGAGGGCGGCGGCGAGGTGCTCTTCTCCTGGGGTCCCGACGACACCGGGGTCCTGCCGAGGCTCATAGAGCGGTTCAACCGGGAGAACGGCTCCGGGGCGCGCGTGCGCTACCGGGAGATGCCCTCCGACACGGGCCAGTACTTCGACCAGCTCAGGACCCAGTTCCAGGCCGGAGGCGGGGACATCGACGTGATCGGGGGCGACGTCATCTGGCCGGCGCAGTTCGCGGCGAACGGCTGGATAGCCGACCTCTCAGACCGCTTCGGGGACCCGGAAGAGTTCCTCGACGGCCCCATGCAGGCGATGACCTACGAGGGCAAGATCTACGGGGTTCCCTGGTACACCGACGCCGGGCTCCTCTACTACCGCAGAGACCTCCTGGAAGGAAGCGGCTTCTCCGAGCCCCCGAAGACCTGGGAGGAACTCAAAGAGATGGCGCTCAAGGCGAAGCGGGACTCCGGGGTCTCCGCGGGTTTCGTCTTCCAGGGAGCCGAGTACGAGGGCGGGGTGTGCGACGGGCTGGAGTACATCTGGACGCACGGGGGGGAGGTGCTCGACCCGCAGGATCCCACGAGGGTCGTCATAGACAGCCCCGAGGCCGCCGCCGGTCTCGCCACCGAGCGGAGCATGATAGAGGATGGGGTGGCGCCGCGGGCCGTCACCACCTACAAGGAGGACGAGGCCCACGGGGCCTTCCTGCGGGGCGACGCCGTCTTCATGCGCAACTGGCCGTATGTCTACGCCCTCGTCGGCAACCCCGAGGAGTCGCGGATAGAGCCCGGACAGGTCGGGATCTCCGAGCTCCCCGCCGCCCGGGGGCAGAGGAGCTACAGCTGTCTCGGGGGCTGGAACTTCTTCATCAACGCCGCCTCCGACCGGCAGGACGCCGCCTGGGAGTTCATCCGGTGGATGACCCGGCCCGAGCAGCTCAAGGTCAACGCCCTGGAGGGCTCCCGGCTGCCAACGCGCAGCGGCCTCTACGAGGACCGGGAGGTGCTGCGGAAGGTCCCCGTCGCCCGGCTGGGCAAGGAGGCGATCATCCGGAACTCCCGGCCGCGCCCCGTCACCCCGTACTACTCGGACATGTCGCTCAGGATGGCCGAGCAGTTCAGCGCCTCGCTCAAGGGTGAAATCCCGCCCGAGGAGGCCGTGGGTGCGCTGCAGAGGGAGCTGGAGCAGCTCATAGAGCGGGGCGAGGCTGCAACCGGCTAG
- a CDS encoding lipoyl protein ligase domain-containing protein, giving the protein MPGRLPDAATAYGYTRLLFEQVASGERPPTISVAPSVRHVGMTRRDTRREGFAAAVREAEGLGYPVLVRGAGGGAIAAGPGTFGFSIIRPREEGGARGGFRERYEEAAALVLGAFRRLGVWAEVGEVRDEFCPGDHSIRSGGWEDGMKLCGIAQRVTRRAASVGGIVLVRGEEELARVLERVYGAMGLPFRPGSVGSLRRAGYGGGLEEALEAFAREAEARYGARRVPLDGRTLELARRVGPEHRVVRAGDGSG; this is encoded by the coding sequence TTGCCGGGGCGGCTCCCCGACGCCGCCACGGCCTACGGCTACACCCGACTGCTCTTCGAGCAGGTGGCCTCCGGGGAGCGGCCGCCCACGATCTCCGTCGCCCCCTCCGTGCGGCACGTGGGCATGACCCGCCGGGACACCCGCAGGGAGGGGTTCGCCGCCGCCGTCCGGGAGGCGGAAGGGCTGGGGTATCCGGTGCTCGTCCGCGGGGCGGGCGGCGGGGCGATAGCCGCCGGGCCGGGCACCTTCGGCTTCTCGATCATCCGCCCGCGGGAGGAAGGTGGCGCGCGCGGCGGCTTCCGGGAGCGCTATGAGGAGGCCGCCGCGCTGGTGCTCGGGGCCTTCCGGCGGTTGGGGGTGTGGGCGGAGGTGGGGGAGGTGCGGGACGAGTTCTGTCCCGGGGATCACAGCATCAGGTCGGGCGGTTGGGAGGACGGGATGAAGCTCTGCGGGATAGCCCAGAGGGTGACCCGCCGGGCGGCGAGCGTCGGAGGGATCGTGCTCGTTCGCGGCGAGGAGGAGCTGGCGCGGGTCCTGGAGCGGGTCTACGGGGCCATGGGGCTTCCCTTCCGGCCGGGGAGCGTGGGCAGCCTGCGGCGCGCCGGGTACGGCGGCGGCCTTGAGGAGGCGCTGGAGGCGTTCGCCCGGGAGGCGGAGGCGCGCTACGGGGCGCGCCGGGTGCCGCTCGACGGGCGGACGCTCGAGCTCGCGCGCCGGGTGGGGCCGGAGCACCGGGTGGTCCGCGCCGGAGACGGGAGCGGCTGA
- a CDS encoding AI-2E family transporter, with protein sequence MMDIGRRWPRRRKKEVRRVPASPGARRRAPTPIYVSRRTFTALVVLLLLSVGIVLYLAPIIFEILFGGIALALVLSYPVRALSQVVPRELAILITVVGLFGLVTLALLFLIPLLIEQLTNFVRITPAIAASATEFFGSLDDLLNRRDLPLQLPESFVSDLVRDLFDRAQQILEGMIRNLIGFISGAFSFAVGVLGVLFVAIYLLIDVRKVKAAYLRMIPHRYRWDARELWDAFGVSLSRYLGGLLFVVVVQGALSAAALWVLGVPYPLLLGAWVSLTAIVPYLGPFLGAIPAIIVALIFTTPTTAVLTVIAYIAIQQFEGNFLTPRIQGRALQVHPIIVLLAVIGGGQIAGIVGILFAVPLLAILRVFVDFFRVRLRIAPPRDAA encoded by the coding sequence ATGATGGACATCGGACGGCGCTGGCCCAGGAGAAGAAAGAAGGAGGTGCGCCGCGTTCCGGCCTCACCGGGGGCGCGGCGCCGCGCCCCGACCCCCATCTACGTCTCCCGGAGGACCTTCACGGCGCTCGTGGTGCTCCTGCTGCTCTCGGTGGGGATCGTCCTGTACCTCGCCCCGATCATCTTCGAGATCCTCTTCGGCGGCATAGCGCTCGCGCTCGTGCTCTCCTATCCGGTGCGGGCGCTCTCGCAGGTGGTGCCGCGAGAGCTGGCCATCCTGATCACCGTGGTGGGGCTCTTCGGGCTGGTGACGCTGGCGCTGCTGTTCCTGATCCCGCTGCTCATAGAGCAGCTCACGAACTTCGTGCGGATAACGCCGGCCATAGCCGCGAGCGCCACGGAGTTCTTCGGCTCGCTGGACGATTTGCTGAACCGGCGGGATCTGCCGCTGCAGCTGCCGGAGAGCTTCGTCTCGGACCTGGTGCGGGATCTCTTCGACCGGGCCCAGCAGATCCTGGAGGGCATGATCCGGAACCTCATCGGGTTCATCTCCGGGGCGTTCAGTTTCGCGGTGGGGGTGCTCGGGGTGCTCTTCGTGGCGATCTACCTGCTCATAGACGTGCGGAAGGTCAAGGCCGCCTACCTCAGGATGATCCCGCACCGCTACCGCTGGGACGCCCGCGAGCTGTGGGACGCCTTCGGGGTCTCGCTCTCGCGCTACCTGGGCGGGCTGCTCTTCGTGGTGGTGGTGCAGGGGGCCCTCTCGGCGGCGGCGCTGTGGGTGCTGGGGGTGCCCTACCCGCTCCTGCTCGGGGCCTGGGTCTCCTTGACGGCCATCGTCCCCTACCTGGGACCGTTTCTGGGGGCGATCCCGGCGATCATCGTGGCCCTGATCTTCACCACCCCCACCACGGCGGTGCTCACGGTGATCGCCTACATCGCCATCCAGCAGTTCGAGGGGAACTTCCTGACGCCGAGGATCCAGGGCCGCGCGCTGCAGGTACACCCGATAATCGTGCTGCTCGCCGTGATCGGGGGCGGGCAGATCGCGGGGATCGTCGGGATCCTGTTCGCCGTGCCGCTGCTGGCGATCCTGCGGGTCTTCGTGGACTTTTTCCGGGTCCGCCTGAGGATCGCCCCTCCCCGCGATGCAGCCTAG
- a CDS encoding carbohydrate ABC transporter permease: protein MLGSKARAERLTRAGLYAAYAVITAFFLFPIFWVVSMSLKTVPQLFATPPVWFPWPPQFGNYAYVLTSTSIGRYLLNSAFIVLMTVILTLIIATLAAYGFSRFSFRYKRPSLLAVLVFQMVSPVVIAIPLYRFFAALGLLNSYATVILVYVAIVLPFTTWFLKGYFDTIPHEMDEAAIVDGASRWQVLTRILLPVCAPGIATAAILAAVLSWSQFVVPFILLDSRELYPISVGLVDLKNTSDAITLHYLSAASVIAIAPVIAVFVLLQRYIVNALTAGAIKG, encoded by the coding sequence ATGCTCGGCAGCAAGGCTCGGGCGGAGCGGCTGACGCGGGCGGGGCTCTACGCGGCCTACGCGGTGATCACCGCGTTCTTCCTTTTTCCCATCTTCTGGGTCGTCTCGATGTCGCTCAAGACGGTCCCGCAGCTCTTCGCCACCCCGCCGGTGTGGTTCCCCTGGCCCCCGCAGTTCGGGAACTACGCCTACGTGCTCACCAGCACCTCCATCGGGCGATACCTTCTGAACTCGGCGTTCATCGTGCTGATGACGGTGATCCTCACCCTCATCATCGCCACGCTGGCGGCCTACGGCTTCAGCCGGTTCTCCTTCCGCTACAAGCGGCCCTCGCTGCTGGCGGTGCTGGTCTTCCAGATGGTCTCGCCGGTGGTCATCGCGATCCCACTCTACCGCTTCTTCGCGGCGCTGGGGCTGCTGAACAGCTACGCGACCGTGATCCTGGTGTACGTGGCGATCGTGCTGCCGTTCACCACCTGGTTTTTGAAGGGCTACTTCGACACCATCCCCCACGAGATGGACGAGGCGGCCATCGTGGACGGGGCGAGCCGCTGGCAGGTCCTGACCAGGATCCTGCTCCCGGTGTGCGCGCCCGGGATCGCCACGGCGGCGATCCTGGCGGCGGTGCTCTCCTGGTCGCAGTTCGTCGTGCCGTTCATCCTGCTGGACAGCCGGGAGCTGTACCCTATCTCGGTGGGCCTGGTGGACCTGAAGAACACCTCGGACGCGATAACGCTGCACTACCTCTCGGCGGCGAGCGTGATCGCGATAGCTCCGGTGATCGCCGTGTTCGTCCTGCTGCAGCGGTACATCGTGAACGCCCTGACGGCGGGGGCGATCAAGGGCTAG